One Triplophysa dalaica isolate WHDGS20190420 chromosome 11, ASM1584641v1, whole genome shotgun sequence genomic window carries:
- the l2hgdh gene encoding L-2-hydroxyglutarate dehydrogenase, mitochondrial yields MIRTFGTGSVCARLISQGSKSAACRAGHHSGSFDVAIIGGGIVGLASARELILRHPNLTFTLLEKEKELAVHQTGHNSGVIHSGIYYTPGSMKAQLCVRGAMLTYEYCQKKGVPYKKCGKLIVAVEREEVPSLKALYERGQKNNVPGLQLIDAKAIRDKEPYCRGIMALDSPNTGIVDYRLMALAYGKDFEEAGGAVITDFEASDITLAAESPAGSAEGLKHPIIIKSSKGQEVRSRFVLTCGGLYSDRLSEISGCSPEPRIVPFRGDYMVLKPEKNYLVRGNIYPVPNPRFPFLGVHFTPRMDGSVWLGPNAVLAFKREGYKLFDFNAHDFMNAISYSGLQRLVMKNIVYGMGEMYRAVFTSAQVKILQKFIPDLKPSDVIRGPSGVRAQALDAEGNLVDDFVFDSGKGELGSQVLHVRNAPSPAATSSLAIAEMIADELQKRFGL; encoded by the exons ATGATACGAACCTTCGGTACCGGTTCCGTGTGCGCGCGTTTGATCTCGCAGGGATCGAAGTCTGCAGCATGCAGAGCTGGACATCACAGTGG TTCATTCGATGTGGCCATTATTGGCGGGGGAATTGTTGGACTCGCCTCGGCCAGAGAGCTGATCCTCAGGCACCCAAACCTCACATTTACCCTCCTGGAGAAAGAGAAGGAGCTTG CTGTCCATCAGACTGGTCATAACAGTGGTGTGATCCACAGTGGGATTTATTACACTCCGGGATCAATGAAAGCTCAGCTCTGTGTTCGTGGAGCCATGCTGACATATGAGTACTGCCAAAAGAAGGGTGTGCCTTATAAGAAATGTGGCAAG CTTATAGTAGCGGTGGAAAGAGAGGAAGTTCCCAGTCTGAAGGCTCTGTACGAACGTGGGCAGAAAAACAACGTACCAGGTCTACAACTGATTGACGCCAAAGCCATCCGAGACAAAGAGCCCTACTGCAGG GGCATCATGGCACTGGACTCTCCAAACACAGGTATCGTTGACTATCGGTTAATGGCTCTGGCCTATGGTAAAGACTTCGAGGAAGCAGGAGGCGCAGTGATAACCGACTTTGAGGCTTCTGACATCACACTGGCTGCAGAAAGCCCAGCTGGAAGCGCTGAAG GGCTGAAACATCCCATCATCATCAAAAGTTCAAAG GGGCAGGAGGTGAGGAGTcggtttgttttgacatgtGGAGGACTGTACTCTGACCGGTTGTCTGAGATCTCTGGTTGTAGTCCAGAGCCACGTATCGTTCCCTTCCGAGGAGATTACATGGTGCTCAAGCCAGAGAAAAACTATCTAGTCCGTGGCAACATCTACCCT GTGCCGAACCCACGGTTCCCATTCCTGGGAGTGCATTTTACTCCTCGAATGGACGGTAGTGTCTGGCTGGGCCCAAATGCAGTGCTGGCCTTTAAACGAGAGGGGTATAAACTCTTTGACTTCAACGCACACGACTTCATGAATGCCATCTCTTACAG TGGTCTGCAGAGGCTTGTAATGAAGAACATTGTATATGGAATGGGAGAGATGTACAGAGCTGTGTTCACCAGCGCGCAGGTTAAGATTCTACAGAAGTTCATACCTGATCTGAAACCAAGTGATGTCATCAG GGGTCCGTCAGGGGTACGTGCTCAGGCTTTAGATGCTGAAGGAAACCTCGTGGACGACTTTGTTTTTGACAGTGGCAAGGGAGAGCTGGGTAGTCAAGTGCTGCATGTACGCAATGCACCGTCACCTGCAGCAACCTCTTCACTGGCCATCGCTGAGATGATCGCAGATGAACTGCAGAAAAGATTTGGGCTGTGA